In the Anastrepha obliqua isolate idAnaObli1 chromosome 1, idAnaObli1_1.0, whole genome shotgun sequence genome, one interval contains:
- the LOC129238326 gene encoding spidroin-1-like gives MRTFVVLCSLISATYAGSLGYNYGPAIDGGLGGLSGGLSAGPSFGGIAPSGPSYGGLGAAGPSYGGVGAAGPSYGGVGAAGPSYGGVGAAGPSFGGVGAVGPSFGGVGAAGPSYGGPAAAGPSYSGPVASGPSHSAPAEVNKEFFSYTAPEHEFNDVGDSGPLANSLKKNVRVVFIKGPENTGLENAAVQLAKSVGEDRTAIYVLSKQADIGDLANKLQSLNLQNTNKPEVHFVKYKTPADADNAQRAIQSQYDGLSGPSSSQNGGVAPVLDFASKGPASAGPAAQQYGGAPVGGVENTYLPPNKRV, from the exons ATGCGTACATTTGTG GTCCTGTGCTCGCTCATCTCTGCTACCTACGCAGGCAGTCTGGGTTATAACTATGGTCCAGCGATCGATGGCGGTTTGGGCGGTCTGAGTGGCGGTCTGAGCGCCGGTCCCAGCTTTGGCGGTATCGCTCCTTCTGGACCTAGCTATGGTGGTCTTGGTGCTGCTGGCCCCAGTTACGGAGGTGTTGGTGCTGCTGGACCAAGCTACGGTGGTGTCGGTGCTGCTGGTCCCAGCTATGGTGGTGTCGGTGCTGCAGGTCCCAGTTTTGGTGGTGTTGGTGCTGTAGGTCCCAGCTTTGGTGGTGTTGGTGCTGCTGGTCCCAGTTATGGTGGCCCTGCTGCTGCTGGCCCCAGTTACAGCGGTCCAGTTGCCTCTGGTCCCAGCCATAGCGCCCCCGCTGAAGTCAACAAGGAATTCTTCTCGTACACTGCTCCCGAACATGAATTCAATGATGTTGGCGACAGTGGTCCACTTGCTAACTCCCTCAAGAAGAACGTGCGTGTTGTCTTCATCAAGGGACCTGAAAACACTGGACTTGAGAACGCCGCTGTGCAATTGGCCAAATCGGTCGGCGAGGATCGTACCGCCATCTATGTGCTCAGCAAACAGGCTGATATCGGCGATTTGGCTAACAAATTGCAGTCGCTCAACCTCCAGAACACAAACAAACCCGAAGTGCACTTCGTCAAGTACAAGACCCCGGCTGATGCGGACAATGCTCAACGCGCTATCCAGTCGCAATACGATGGATTGAGTGGTCCTTCTAGCAGCCAGAACGGTGGTGTTGCACCCGTGTTGGACTTCGCATCGAAGGGACCTGCATCAGCTGGACCAGCTGCCCAACAATACGGTGGCGCACCAGTTGGCGGTGTCGAAAACACTTACTTGCCCCCAAACAAACGCGTGTAA